One segment of Hippopotamus amphibius kiboko isolate mHipAmp2 chromosome 2, mHipAmp2.hap2, whole genome shotgun sequence DNA contains the following:
- the HAPLN3 gene encoding hyaluronan and proteoglycan link protein 3, with amino-acid sequence MGLPLLVLLLLPCCVSGLPFYNGFYYSNSPNGWNLGNGRGEGIFNGVKLVVETPEETLFSYRGANVTLPCRYHYEPALVSLRPVRIKWWKLSENGAPEQDVLVAIGLRHRTFGDYQGRVHLRRERENEVSLEIRDLRLEDYGRYRCEVIDGLEDESGLVELELRGVVFPYQHPQGRYQFSFHEAQRACEEQDAVVASFEQLFRAWEEGLDWCNAGWLQDASVQYPITQARRTCGGLGLAPGVRNYGPRHRRLHRYDVFCFAAALRGQVYYLEHPEKLTLAEAKEACQEDGAQIAKVGQLFAAWKFRGLDRCDAGWLADGSARYPVAHPRPNCGSLEPGVRSFGFPDPHSRKYGVYCYWPR; translated from the exons ATGGGGCTGCCACTCCTGGTCCTGCTGCTCCTGCCATGCTGCGTCTCTGGCCTGCCCTTCTACAATGGCTTCTACTACTCCAACAGTCCCAACGGCTGGAACCTGGGCAACGGCCGTGGCGAAG GCATCTTCAATGGAGTGAAGCTGGTGGTAGAGACGCCTGAGGAGACCCTGTTCTCCTACCGAGGGGCCAACGTGACCCTGCCCTGCCGCTACCACTACGAGCCGGCCCTGGTCTCTCTGCGGCCCGTGCGCATCAAATGGTGGAAGCTGTCGGAGAATGGGGCCCCAGAGCAGGATGTGCTGGTGGCCATCGGGCTGAGGCACCGCACCTTTGGAGACTACCAAGGCCGGGTGCACCTGCGGCGGGAGAGGGAGAATGAAGTGTCGCTGGAGATCAGGGACCTGCGGCTGGAGGACTATGGGCGCTACCGCTGCGAGGTCATTGATGGGCTGGAGGATGAGAGTGGCCTGGTGGAGCTGGAGCTGCGGG gtgTGGTCTTCCCTTACCAGCATCCCCAAGGGCGCTACCAGTTCAGCTTCCATGAGGCCCAGCGGGCCTGCGAGGAACAGGACGCGGTAGTGGCCTCCTTCGAGCAGCTGTTCcgggcctgggaggagggcctGGACTGGTGCAATGCAGGCTGGCTGCAGGACGCCTCGGTGCAGTACCCCATCACGCAGGCCCGGCGCACCTGCGGTGGCCTGGGCCTGGCACCTGGCGTGCGCAACTACGGCCCGCGCCACCGCCGCCTGCACCGCTATGACGTGTTCTGCTTTGCTGCTGCCCTCAGGG GGCAGGTGTACTACCTGGAGCACCCTGAGAAGCTGACACTGGCAGAGGCGAAGGAGGCCTGCCAGGAGGACGGCGCCCAGATCGCCAAGGTGGGCCAGCTCTTTGCTGCTTGGAAGTTCCGTGGCCTGGACCGCTGCGACGCTGGCTGGCTGGCAGATGGCAGTGCCCGCTACCCTGTGGCTCACCCACGTCCCAACTGTGGGTCCCTGGAGCCTGGGGTCCGAAGCTTCGGCTTCCCAGACCCACACAGCCGCAAGTATGGTGTCTATTGCTACTGGCCGCGCTAG